Proteins encoded in a region of the Tumebacillus sp. BK434 genome:
- a CDS encoding aminoglycoside phosphotransferase family protein, giving the protein MLNRQTSIQHLLTHRLLEEQQIVNGNLSVLDVTRRNLNFQVISTQGRSYLLKAGKSAEEQKLTAQEASAYRYFQQGAGQGSGMVKYLPRFYRYDQQDGILVIELLRGATSLHDYFYRKKGRFPVHLARQAGDALGRLHLCNSGLESFPSSEPPWILRLHRPAQSIYHGISSANLRLVKIMQRFPAFCEALELLHREWTTDVLIHHDVKWDNFLVVPDDTDSNKRPGLRLIDWELAALGDACWDVGSMFNTFLSAWLHSIPITGDTPPERALQLAKHPIHTMHPALRAFWQAYCNRTGLTGAERDRKLIRSVRYAAARLVLAAYEAMQSSIEPTGNMICFLQMSANILQRPELAAVQVLGIPLKAGEM; this is encoded by the coding sequence ATGCTGAACAGACAAACGTCGATTCAACACCTCCTGACCCACCGACTGCTGGAGGAACAACAGATTGTGAACGGGAACCTCTCCGTGCTGGACGTGACGCGGCGCAATCTCAATTTTCAAGTGATCAGCACGCAAGGCCGCTCCTATCTGCTCAAAGCGGGCAAGTCTGCGGAGGAACAAAAGCTGACCGCCCAAGAAGCGTCCGCCTACCGCTATTTTCAACAGGGGGCGGGGCAGGGCAGCGGCATGGTGAAATATCTGCCACGCTTCTACCGCTATGATCAGCAGGACGGCATTTTGGTCATCGAACTGCTGCGCGGGGCGACCAGTCTCCACGACTATTTCTATCGCAAGAAAGGCCGTTTTCCGGTGCATCTGGCCCGGCAGGCTGGCGATGCGTTGGGCCGCCTGCACCTGTGTAACAGCGGGCTCGAATCCTTCCCATCAAGCGAACCTCCTTGGATCTTGAGACTGCATCGACCGGCGCAGAGCATCTACCATGGCATCAGCTCGGCCAATCTGCGGCTGGTGAAGATCATGCAGCGCTTTCCCGCCTTTTGCGAAGCGCTGGAGCTGCTGCATCGGGAGTGGACGACCGATGTGCTGATTCATCATGACGTGAAATGGGACAATTTCCTCGTTGTGCCTGACGATACAGATTCGAACAAGCGTCCCGGTCTGCGCCTGATCGACTGGGAGTTGGCCGCGCTCGGCGACGCCTGCTGGGATGTCGGCTCGATGTTCAACACCTTTCTAAGCGCCTGGCTGCATTCGATCCCGATCACGGGAGACACTCCGCCGGAGCGGGCGCTGCAGTTGGCCAAACATCCGATTCATACGATGCACCCGGCTCTGCGCGCGTTTTGGCAGGCGTACTGCAACCGAACGGGGCTGACGGGCGCTGAGCGCGACCGCAAGCTGATCCGCTCCGTGCGCTATGCGGCGGCCCGACTGGTGCTCGCCGCCTATGAGGCGATGCAGTCCTCGATCGAACCGACCGGCAACATGATCTGCTTCCTGCAGATGAGCGCCAACATTCTGCAACGCCCGGAACTGGCGGCGGTGCAGGTGCTGGGCATTCCCTTGAAAGCGGGGGAGATGTGA
- a CDS encoding LLM class flavin-dependent oxidoreductase yields the protein MKFGFWLPIFGGWLRNVENENMPSTYDYAKTVIQSAERWGYSTTLIAELYLNDIKGVDQDVLEAWSTAAALAAVTDKIEIMTAIRPGYHNPAVAAKMAANIDRISGGRFTLNIVSAWWAEEARQYGGHFAEHDERYERTQEFVDVLKGMWTEESFTYNGRYYNIEDAKLSPKPVQRPNPILYAGGESERGKKLIAEHCDAYVMHGGTPEEVKIKIDDMKARRAATGLEPFRSFGMAAYVICRDTEEEAQAELARITTVSEDAMKGYAGFGDFVNKSQLEQKLTLQDYSVSNRGLRPNLVGTPEQIAARVREYEDAGVDLLLLQFSPQLEEMERFAKSVIPKFQ from the coding sequence ATGAAATTTGGATTTTGGCTGCCGATCTTCGGCGGGTGGCTGCGCAATGTGGAGAACGAAAACATGCCGTCCACGTACGACTATGCAAAAACGGTGATTCAATCGGCCGAACGGTGGGGCTACAGCACCACCTTGATCGCCGAGCTGTATTTGAACGACATCAAAGGCGTGGACCAGGACGTGCTGGAAGCGTGGAGCACGGCGGCGGCGCTGGCGGCGGTGACCGACAAGATCGAGATCATGACGGCGATCCGCCCCGGCTACCACAATCCGGCGGTGGCGGCGAAGATGGCGGCGAACATCGACCGGATCTCCGGCGGGCGCTTCACCTTGAACATCGTCTCCGCCTGGTGGGCGGAAGAGGCGCGCCAGTACGGCGGCCATTTTGCCGAGCACGACGAGCGCTATGAGCGCACACAGGAGTTCGTCGACGTGCTGAAAGGGATGTGGACGGAGGAGTCGTTCACCTACAACGGCCGCTATTACAACATCGAAGATGCCAAACTGTCGCCGAAGCCGGTGCAGCGTCCCAATCCGATCCTCTACGCGGGCGGGGAGAGCGAGCGCGGCAAGAAGCTGATCGCCGAGCACTGCGACGCGTACGTGATGCACGGCGGCACACCGGAAGAAGTGAAGATCAAGATCGACGACATGAAAGCGCGCCGCGCCGCAACGGGCCTTGAGCCGTTCCGGTCCTTCGGCATGGCGGCGTACGTCATCTGCCGCGATACGGAAGAAGAAGCGCAGGCGGAGCTTGCGCGCATCACCACGGTCAGCGAAGACGCGATGAAAGGCTACGCGGGCTTTGGCGACTTCGTCAACAAGTCCCAGTTGGAGCAGAAGCTGACCCTGCAAGACTACAGCGTCTCCAACCGCGGCCTGCGCCCGAACCTCGTCGGCACCCCGGAGCAGATCGCCGCACGCGTCCGTGAATACGAAGACGCAGGCGTCGACCTGCTGCTCCTGCAGTTCTCCCCGCAGCTCGAGGAGATGGAGCGCTTCGCCAAAAGCGTCATCCCGAAATTCCAATAA
- a CDS encoding bifunctional homocysteine S-methyltransferase/methylenetetrahydrofolate reductase yields MSSRHELFRQKLGSDVLIGDGAMATWLYQQGHAAGSSTEELCLKNQEWVREAHMAYLHAGAQVIETNSYAANREALARYGLERKTTRINRAAVQIARQAVELAEAEAFVVGSIGSIAAARVMTANVEEFRDTFEEQAVALLHEGVDGLVLETFFDLEELLLALDVVRPLVASSGVPIIAQCSLLDVERTRDGYLLSDAYHKLQEAGADMVGLNCRLGPAEILRALERAVVPEGLGLSAFPNAGRPAIVDGEFAYKPNYQYFGDSAVKLWEQGVSLIGGCCGTTPEHIQAIAGAVSGMKRLPRVNPENAPRIEVFEREVVRFQQSEMPTIIDLVEKRHTVIVEFDSPRDLDVERYVEGSHELYKAGADAITIADNSLATTRMSNMALGSIIKRELGIEPVVHVACRDRNLIGQQSHLMGLHALGINQILVITGDPARVGDLPGASTVFDMSSFDLIRMVKQLNQGVAFSGRPMKNQARFVCGAAFNPHVRNLEAAVARLERKVEAGADYIMTQPVYDLETMLAIKEATAHIKVPIFIGIMPLTSTRNAEFLHNEVPGIKISQKSRERIKRFEGAAARAEGVEMCKELLDEAVKHYNGIYLITPFNYFEMTVELTKHVRAITQVTGRASTF; encoded by the coding sequence GTGAGCAGTCGGCATGAATTGTTTCGGCAAAAGCTGGGCAGCGACGTGCTGATCGGCGACGGCGCGATGGCGACGTGGCTGTATCAGCAGGGTCATGCAGCAGGCTCTTCGACGGAGGAGTTGTGTTTGAAGAATCAAGAGTGGGTGCGGGAAGCTCACATGGCGTATTTGCACGCCGGGGCGCAGGTGATCGAAACCAACTCCTACGCGGCGAACCGCGAAGCGCTGGCCCGCTACGGCTTGGAACGCAAGACGACGCGGATCAACCGGGCGGCCGTGCAGATCGCGCGCCAGGCGGTCGAGCTCGCCGAAGCGGAGGCGTTTGTCGTCGGCAGCATCGGTTCGATCGCAGCGGCCCGCGTGATGACGGCGAACGTGGAAGAGTTCCGCGACACGTTTGAGGAACAGGCGGTGGCGTTGCTTCACGAAGGCGTGGACGGCCTCGTGCTGGAGACCTTCTTTGATCTGGAAGAGCTGCTGCTGGCGCTCGACGTGGTGCGTCCGCTCGTCGCTTCGTCCGGCGTGCCGATTATCGCCCAATGCTCCCTGCTCGACGTCGAGCGCACGCGGGACGGCTACCTGCTCAGCGATGCTTATCATAAATTGCAAGAGGCGGGCGCCGACATGGTCGGCTTGAACTGCCGCCTCGGCCCGGCGGAGATCCTGCGGGCGCTGGAGCGGGCGGTCGTGCCGGAAGGGCTCGGCTTGTCGGCGTTCCCGAACGCCGGCCGCCCGGCGATCGTCGACGGAGAGTTTGCATATAAGCCGAATTATCAGTATTTTGGAGATAGTGCGGTCAAGCTCTGGGAGCAAGGCGTCTCGCTGATCGGCGGCTGCTGCGGCACGACGCCGGAGCACATTCAGGCGATCGCAGGTGCCGTGTCCGGCATGAAGCGCCTGCCGCGCGTCAATCCGGAAAATGCGCCGCGCATCGAGGTGTTCGAGCGCGAAGTGGTGCGCTTCCAGCAGAGCGAAATGCCGACGATCATCGACCTCGTTGAGAAGCGCCACACGGTGATCGTCGAGTTCGACTCGCCGCGCGACCTCGATGTGGAGCGCTACGTCGAAGGCTCCCACGAGCTGTACAAGGCGGGGGCGGACGCGATCACCATCGCCGACAACTCGCTGGCGACGACGCGGATGAGCAACATGGCGCTCGGCTCGATCATCAAGCGGGAGCTCGGCATCGAGCCGGTCGTGCATGTCGCCTGCCGCGACCGCAACCTGATCGGCCAGCAGTCGCACCTGATGGGGCTGCATGCGCTCGGCATCAACCAGATCCTCGTCATCACCGGTGACCCGGCGCGCGTCGGCGATCTGCCGGGGGCGAGCACCGTGTTCGACATGAGTTCGTTCGATCTGATCCGCATGGTCAAACAACTCAACCAGGGCGTCGCCTTCTCCGGCCGGCCGATGAAAAATCAAGCCCGCTTCGTCTGCGGCGCAGCGTTCAATCCGCACGTGCGCAACCTCGAAGCGGCGGTGGCGCGCCTCGAGCGCAAGGTCGAAGCGGGCGCCGACTACATCATGACCCAGCCGGTGTACGATCTGGAGACGATGCTGGCGATCAAAGAAGCAACGGCGCACATCAAAGTCCCGATCTTCATCGGCATCATGCCGCTGACTTCGACGCGCAACGCCGAATTTCTGCACAACGAGGTGCCGGGCATCAAGATCTCGCAAAAGTCCCGCGAGCGGATCAAGCGCTTCGAAGGCGCGGCCGCCCGAGCGGAAGGCGTCGAGATGTGCAAAGAGCTGCTCGATGAAGCGGTCAAACACTATAACGGCATCTATTTGATCACGCCGTTCAACTATTTCGAAATGACGGTCGAACTGACCAAACATGTCCGCGCGATCACCCAGGTGACCGGCCGGGCAAGCACTTTCTAA